A genomic stretch from Chiloscyllium punctatum isolate Juve2018m chromosome 40, sChiPun1.3, whole genome shotgun sequence includes:
- the snn gene encoding stannin, with amino-acid sequence MSMDHSPTTGVVTVIVILIAIAALGALILGCWCYLRLQRIGQSEDEESIVGEGETKEPFLLVQYSAKGPRVERKAKLTANGTEGHG; translated from the coding sequence ATGTCTATGGACCACAGCCCCACCACCGGAGTGGTCACAGTTATTGTGATTCTGATTGCCATCGCGGCTCTCGGTGCATTGATCCTGGGCTGCTGGTGCTACCTGCGACTGCAGCGAATAGGTCAGTCGGAAGATGAAGAAAGCATCGTGGGAGAAGGCGAGACCAAAGAGCCCTTTCTGTTGGTGCAGTACTCAGCCAAAGGGCCACGGGTAGAGCGGAAAGCTAAGCTGACAGCTAATGGGACCGAAGGTCACGGTTAA